The sequence TTTCCTGGTTTTGGTTAGGACGAGGAAATTCATTGGTGGGGTTGTTTGGAGTCCAATAATCCACGGCGAGGTTATTGTATCGGCCGTATAGCCCGTTAAATTGGTCATGGAAACGACTTCTGATCATGGAACCGAATCGACCATAGATAAAGAAGGATAGGTCAATGTTTTTATAGGAAAACCTATTGGTCATCCCCAACACGAAATCCGGTACTGCTGAGCCCAGAATCTGGCGATCATCTGCATTGATTTGGCCATCATTATTGATGTCTTCTATCCTGATTTCTCCGACATTGTCTTCGTAAGATTCCGCAATATCCGCCTGGTCTGTCTGCCAAATGCCGATTTTCTTATAATCATAAAATACCGTTAACGCTTCTCCCACAAATCGTCCGGCAGAAATATCATCGCCGTTTGGAAGCTCTAGGATTTCTTCTCTGTTGCGGTTAAAAATAAAGTCTGTTGTCCAAGTGAAATTGCTATTGTCTATGTTGACACTGTTTATGGTGAGCTCAACACCTCGGTTTTGGGTCTTGCCTACATTGGTGGTATAACCTCCAAAGCCGATGGAGTTGGGCAAAGGCTGTGGCGCCAGGAGGTCCTTGGTAGTCGTAACATAATATTCCAAACTACCGCTGATCCGACCTGCTATTAAGGAGAAATCCAAGCCCGTGTTTAGGGTAGTAGACGTTTCCCATCGAAGGTCCGGATTGCCAATGGTATTGGGACCATACCCGAATGCAGGGCTGTTTTCATAAGCATAAGTACTTCTGCCCAATAGCGGTTGGGTCTGATAAGGATCGATGGCCTGGTTACCGATGGATCCATAACTTACCCTTAGCTTGAGTTGGTCAAATGTTTCACTGGCTTTAAAGAATGGCTCGTCACTAATGTTCCAGCCCACTGCCACGGATGGGAAGTAGGAAAATTTATTGTTTTCTCCAAATTTCGAGGATCCATCAGCTCTTAAGGTACCTGTAATGAGGTACTTGCCTTTGAAATTGTAATTAAGTCGCCCCATGAAGGACAGCAGGGTCCATTGGGTCAAATTGGTGTTGGCTCCGGTGATTTGGCTGGCGTCCCCGAGCCTGTTATAGCTTTGACTTTCGGCGGGAATACCTTGGACACTTAGAAAAGTCTCTTCTAAATTATCCTTTTGGATGGATTGGAGACCGGTGAATTTAAAGGTATGGTCTTCGCCAAATGTTCGGTCATAGGTAATGATGTTTTCCAATGTGTAGTTAAACCTGAAATCTTCATTCACACTGCCTATGGGATCGCCACCTCTTCTGGAATTGGTCTGCGAACCTGTAAACCTGCCGTTTCGGTCGATCGTGATGTCCGGACCAAAATTTACCCGGTACGTCAGACCGTCTATGATCTTCCACTCTGCATAAATACTGTTGAATATCCTGTACCTTTTGGTAAGGTCAATGATGGCGCCAGGCACGATTTCCGCTAGGGGGTTGGTCCTGAGGCCGTCAGAGGTGGGCAGGAAAATAAGGTTTCCATCTTCATCATAAGGCTTGCCGAGTGGGTTCTCCTGCATGGCACCACCGATCGGGTTGAAGTTTTCCCCGTTTCTTTCGCTGTAAGAAACTAACGTAGAGGTCCCAAAGCGGATTTTATCGTTGATTTTATGGTCAACGTTTGCACGGAAGTTATACCTTGTGTAGTCTTGGTTGATGACCACGCCTTTATCCTGAAAGAAGCCTCCGGAGACAAAAAACTGGGTTTTTTCACTTCCTCCGGAAACCGATAATTGATGACTTTGGATGGCACCTGTCCGGGTGAGGGCTCCTACATAATCGGTCGTTCTTCCCGCAGCAATGCCTTCCAGCTCTACAGGTTCAAATAGGGCTTCGTCTGCCTCTTGGGTAGCAGGACCTTCTGGATAATTCCCCGTAGCCCTGCGCGACTCACGTTTGTATTCGGCAAATTCGGGACCGTTAAACACTTCTATCGTTCCTAGTGATTCATTGAAACCATAATAGGAATCCAAGGAAACTACCGTTTTGCCTGTAGTCCCCCTTTTGGTGGTGACCAACACGACGCCATTGGCGCCCCGCGAACCGTAAATGGCCGTAGCAGAGGCATCCTTTAGGATTTCCATGGACGTAATGTCATTTGGGTTGATGTCGTTGATGCCCCCGGCGATGGGGATTCCATCTACCACGTAGAGCGGCTCATTGCTGGCGTTAAAGGATCTTCTGCCCCGTATCCGTACTTGGGGAGCAGCACCGGGCTTACTGCCAGGGGAGGTGACGTCCACCCCAGACGAACGCCCTTGCAATGCCTGGCGGGCATCGGTGATGGGCTGGTCGGTAATTTCTTTTGAGCTTACTGAAGAAATGGCCCCGGTAAGCTGACTTTTTTTGACGGAGCCATATCCCACGACCACCACCTCTTCCAAGTCTGACACATCCGGTGTTAAAGCGACATCAATGGTGGTTTGATTGCCGACGAGCACCTCGGTAGTCTTGTAGCCAATAAAGGAAAATTGTAAAGTTTGGTCTGCACTGGCCGAAATGGTGTATTTTCCATCGATGTCTGCGGCCGTGCCATTGCTGGTGCCTTTGATTAAGACTGCTGCGCCTGGAATAGGCATCCCGTTTTCATCGGTAATGGTCCCAGTGACTTGTACATTTTGGGCCAGAATAGGCCCGGAAAGGAATAGCAGGAACACAAGTGCCCCCACCCAAAAGTAAATTTTGGTTTGCATAGTTATTTGGTTTAATGTTAATCATTAAAAGGGTTTAAATATTCTAATGATCTTTTGCTTTTTGAAATAGATACATTAGGGATGATATAAATTAGGGATACTATTGACTGAATTCAAGGTGATATTATATTTTATTTACGGAATCGATTTCGTAAATAATGTTTTGTAAAAACATAAATGGACGGTTTCAAAATAATATAATTGGAGTATATCATCGATGAATAATTACATGGTCCATTCTAAATAATGAAAGGAAATGGTTAAAATCAAATTAAATAGTATTATTAAAGGATATCGGTGGCGTATTGTGGCCTTGCTTTTTTTGGCTACTGCTATTAAGTATATCGACCGGAATGTCCTTTCGTTTACCATGATTGATGAAGGATTTCGGCGGGAAATGTTAGGTGTTTCGGATACGACAGCCCTATCCAGTGAATTGATCGGTAAATTCAAAATCCTGATGGGTTATGTCGATGCCAGTTTTAAATTTGCTTATGCCATCGGTTTTGTATTGATGGGATATTTTATCGATCGGGTTTTGGTCAGGAAAGGCTACAGTATCGCTATTGCTATTTGGAGTCTTGCAGGAATTGTCACGGCATTTGTCAGCAGCTTTAGAGGGCTTAGCTTTACGAGGTTTGTTTTCGGCTTTGGGGAATCCGCCAATTTTCCCGCGGCCATCAAAACCATCGCGGAGTGGTTCCCCAAAAAGGAGCGGTCTTTTGCCACCGGAATTTATAACGCCGGAGCCAATGTAGGAATCATGGCAACGGTTTTGATTGTCCCGGCCTTAATATTGAATTTGGGGTGGCGATGGTCATTTCTTTGTACTGGATTATTGGGCTTGGTGTTGTTGGCCTGTTGGCTTTTGATTTACAAACCGCCGAAAGCACACCCGAAAGTGAGCCAAGATGAGCAGGAACATATTCATGCTGACGAGGAAAGTGAACACGAAGCTGAAAAAGTCCCCTGGAAAGACTTGCTAAAGACCAAAGGCGCTTGGGCGATTGCCTTGGGGAAGTTTTTGACGGATCCGATCTGGTGGTTTTACCTCACCTGGTTGCCGGATTTCTTTAATAGCAATGAGGCCTTGGAAACCAAACTTGACCTGACGGGACTGGCGCTTCCCTTTATCTTTATTTATTTCACATCTGATCTGGGCAGTGTGTTTTTTGGTTGGTTATCGGGCAAGTTTATCAATATGGGCTGGTCGCTAAATAAGAGCCGAAAAGTCACGCTGCTGCTGTGCGCCTTGTTGGTGGTTCCCTTGATTTTTGCAGCAAAAGTCGCCAATGTATACGTTGCGATGGTATTGGTGGCTTTGGCAGCCGCGGCTCACCAAGGCTGGTCCGCAAACTTATTCACCTTATCTTCCGACATTTTTCCAAAGAGAGTAGTGGGATCGGTAGTGGGCTTGGCAGGAATGGTGGGAGGAATAGGAGGGACCATCTTTGCAGCCTTTGCAGGGATCATATTGGTAAAATGGGGGTATTTCCCAATCTTTATCATCGCGTCATCCGCTTACCTGCTGGCTTGGTTGATCATTCATCTTTTAGTGCCCAAGATCGGCGTGCGTTCATAGCTCACTTCGGCAGCAATCTGGAGACCTTAATGGAACAAAGAATGAAAGTATTGCTTCTTCCAGTGGAGATGGGAAGAAGCAATACGATGGAAGTGAAGAAGGGTTTTTAGCTTAGCTAATAAAGGAATCAGCTTGGTGGTACGCGTCTATAAGGGCTTGCTCACCAGCTTTTCCAGAATGGGCATTGCCGTGCTCCATCCCACAGATGCCGGTAAATCCCTTTTCATGAATCCACTTAAAGACATTCTGATAATTGATTTCACCTGTGCCAGGTTCTTTCCGGCCAGGGTTGTCACCAATTTGGATATAGGCAATTTCCTCCCAGCAAAGCTCCATATTGGGGATGAGGTTACCTTCATTTCGCTGCATATGATAAATATCGTAAAGGATTTTGACAGCTGGACTGGCCACGGCCTTGCAGATCATATAGGCTTGATTGGAATGTCGGAGGTAAAGGTGGGGATTGTCACTGAGCGGTTCCATCACCATCGTCAGCCCGTGTGGTTCAAAAACATCTGCTCCTAATCTATAGGCATCAATGATATGGGCGGTTTGTTGGTCAAGTGGAAGATTCCGTTCAAAATATCCCGGTACCACTGTCATCCATTTTGCATTGACAATTTTGGCCACTTCTACGGCCTTCTTGCATTCTTTTACAAATGCTTCCTTGTACTCCTCTTTTCCCGTCGTCAAGGCCACTTCCCAGTTGAACCCGGGGTCGATCACAAAAACCCCCATTGTCATGTCGTTTTTTTCCAAGGCCGCCCCGATACGCTTTTGGTCTTCTACGGAACGTTTCATGAGCCCATTATCTTCCAATGCGGGAAAGCCTTGTTCAGCCATAAAGTTAATTTGATCTACCAAGTCATCACCAGCATGATTCCTAAACATACCAAAATGGGGAGCGTAATTTAAATTAAACTTTTGGGGCACATGGGGTGTTGGATTCGTGCGGGCAAAAGAGGCTCCACTGGTCAGTGTCGCCAAAGCACTGCCCAGTGCAGCATTTTTTAAAAAAGTCCTTCTAGGGTTATGATGGTTTTTCATTTGTTAATGTGTTTTAGTTTTAATCAAAAGCTAACGAATATAGGATTTGTCCTAACGACAGGCAAATTAATTTTTATCAATGGTCTGTATATCGATGCTTTATTTCATGGATGATAGGGTGTACAGGTGTCTAATGTTGCTAATTCCTGTAAACCTATAAAAGTTATGGTAGAATAGGTAGGTAAAAGCGTTTTTTTGAGAGGTTTTGGTGATAGTCAACTAACCTTCAATGTAATGACTACCAACACCGAAAAATAGAATTATTGGATGCAATGGGGTTCCCTGAAGAAATCTTTGCTTCCACGGTTGGATTTGAACCAAGGTCAACTACCTTTTTTAGCCTTCATTAGCCCTGATTTTCGGAAAGGGCATTATACCTCCATCGTGATCATTTGACCAATGCAAGGCTCCTATGAGCTTATGATGATATAATTGAGACAATTGGTGTCTACTTTCTATCATTCGAAGATGGTGAAGGCTACATGCCATTGTAAAAAGTGGTAAATTTAACATCCAACTATGGATAAAAGGCGATGAATAGAATTGACCGTTTGACTGCTATTTTGACACACCTTCAGACCAAAAGATTGGTCAAGGCGCAACATTTGGCAGATCGATTTAATATAAGCTTGCGGACCGTGTATAGGGATATACGGGCGCTGGAAGAAGCGGGTGTTCCGATCATTGGTGAAGCGGGGGCAGGGTATTCTCTTTTGGAAGGCTACAGGCTTCCGCCAGTGATGTTTACCCAAGAGGAGGCCATGGCGTTTGTCATGGCCGAAAAGATGGTAGAAAAGCTTACCGATAAAGAAAGCGCAGGCCATTTTAGGGAAGCCATGTATAAGATCAGATCGGTGTTGAGAAGTGCAGAGAAGGATGTATATGAGTTGGCAGAATCCCATATTGCCATCCGAAAACGCCCCAATAGTCTTTTGCAAAATGATCGGCCGAAAACCATTCCTACGATCCTGTCGGGTATAGTGAAAAAAGAAGTACTCCAGATGGACTACCAAGCCACTGGCCAGGACGAGCCATCGTGGAGAGCTATAGAGCCGATGGGGATTTATTATTATTTTGACCAATGGTATATGATCGCATATTGTAGGCTTCGGGAGGCCTACAGGACTTTTCGGATTGATCGGATTGTCAAGTTGGTGGAATCAGGAGAACACTATGAAGACAAACATCCCACTTTGCAGGCGTATTTAAAGGAATTGGAAAACCAAAAAGAACTGACCAAGATTGTGGTTCAGGTGGATAATCGGGTAGTTCCGTACTTAAATGGGGACAAATATGATTATGGTTTAGTGTACCAGTCTGACAAAGGCGACCAAACGGAAATGACTTTTATGCTTCCTTACGAGGACGATTTTATCAGGTGGTTTTTCATGTTTGCCGAATATGCTGATATCATTTCTCCAGAACATGTTAAAGATAAGGCGAGTGCAAAACTGCAAGAAAAGTGGGAGAGGCTTAAAAAAATTCCAAGCTCCTGACATAGGGCTGTCACTGGTGATTGTTTCTTTTGTCTTATCGTTTACCTGATTTTAAAGATGAACCCTATGATTTTAGTTTTTAAAACATCCATTAAAAGCATGTCGGAACTGGATAATATCGCATCGGATATGAATCATTTTTTAGGTGAAGAGGCCACTTGGAACGTAGACCTTGAAGATTGTGACAATATCCTTCGGGTGGTCACCGATCAATATGACGACCAACAGATTGAATATTTCCTTTTGTCGAGAGGGTATTTTTGTAAAGCATTGGAGGATTGATTTTTCACTGGCTTGATCCCCACTCCTTACCAAAATTAATCTGATTAAATGCCTCATAGGGTAAAGCTATGGCTTTTTAGAATTCATAATAGGGTGATGATTTTAGAAATCTCATAAATATTATCAATTATAATTTATTTGGATTAAGTCTAAATAGATATACATTTGCAATGTTATCTATAATTAATCTAAATAATGAGAAAGAATATAGCCTATGTTTTTGTCCTGCTATTGACCGTGGCATGTAGCAGTAAAGGGAACCGTGAGCACGTGACGGCAACACCAGAGCAGGATGATCCCAAAATCATTACGGCAGGAGGAACGATCACTGAAATTGTCCATGCTTTGGGGCATGGAGATGCCATAGTAGCGACAGACCGTACCAGTACATATCCTTCGCAAATGCAAACCTTGCCCTCCATCGGTTATAGAAATCAAATTCAAGCTGAAGGAATTTTATCGCTTAATCCGGATTGGATTCTAGTGGAAGAACATTACCTCAACCAAGATGTAGTGACCCAACTACAAAACAGCGGTAAACAGGTCACGGTTCTTCCTAAACCACAATCCGAAGAAGCGGCAGCTGCACTTATTAAGGAAATAGGAGGAATGCTTGAGGAAAAGGAAAGGGCTGAAGGATTAATAGAGCAGTTGACGCAGGATTTGGAAACCTTACGGGGGCTAAAAGCCGAAAATGACACCCAGCCAAAAGTAGCTTTTATCATGTCCAGAGGGCCAGAAATGGTCTTTTTGGCCGGGAAAAATACTTTTGCCTCGGCCATGATAGCCTTATCCGGTGGTCAGCCTGTTGAGGTAGATTTTGAGGGCATGAAACCGTTGACTCCAGAAGCATTGCCCGCTCTGAATCCAGATTATATCCTGATGTTTGAGTCGGGCTTCCAAGCCTCTGGTGGGAAGGAAGGCCTGCGTGCCATTCAGGGAATTACGGAGACCAACGCTTGGAAGAAGGATCAGTTCGTCGTAATGGATGGACATTATGTGTCCAGTTTTGGTCCCCGATTAGGGCAGGCGGCTATAGAATTGTTTGAGAAAACCCATCCTTGATCATAAAGTAACCTTAGCAATATGCACTTATCCCTTGGCTACAAAACGGTCAGCAAGCATCGGTCAATGATTATTTCAGCGTCGGCTGTGTTATTGCTGATGTGCGTGCTGCTTTCATTGGTGACAGGAGCCTATGCCATCTCCATAAACGAAGTGGCGGAGATTCTGGCTTCCAAGGTTGGCTTTGCATCGAAAGAGGGGATAGCTGCTGAAAAAATGGCCGTTTTGTGGGCAATAAGGTTTCCGAGAGTAGTATTGGGCGTCTTGGTAGGGGGAAGCTTGGCCGTGGCCGGAGCGTGTCTTCAAGGATTGTTCAGGAATCCCTTGGTGGAGCCGGCCATTATAGGTGTCAGCTCAGGCAGTGCCTTGTTTGCCGTAATTGTTATTGTGTTTTCTAGTTCCATCGGTTGGCAGTTGCAATCTGTATTTGGTGCATTTGCTTTGCCTTTGGCGGCTTTTACTGGAGGCTTGTTAAATACCTTTTTGGCGTATAGACTAGCCAGTAAGGCCGGCAAAACCGATATCTCCATCCTGATCCTTGCCGGGGTAGCGATCAATGCGCTATCTGCGGCACTGATCGGGCTAGTCATTTACTATGGGGACGACCATGCTATTCGAAACTTCACCTTTTGGAGCTTGGGCAGTCTGGGAGGAGCATCTTGGTCCAAAGTGTACATTGTGGGTGTTTTCATCTTCTTGTCAACTGTGGTGATGCTGTCCTTCCCCAGGTCGCTCAATGCCTTGGCGGTGGGAGAGGCCGAAGCCTACCATATGGGGATCAATGTGCAGCGAGTAAAACACCTGCTGCTCTTTTTCAGTGCTTTGGCGGTAGGAGCAGGCGTTTCGGTGACGGGTGCCATAGGATTTGTAGGATTGGTGGTGCCCCAT comes from Echinicola vietnamensis DSM 17526 and encodes:
- a CDS encoding SusC/RagA family TonB-linked outer membrane protein produces the protein MQTKIYFWVGALVFLLFLSGPILAQNVQVTGTITDENGMPIPGAAVLIKGTSNGTAADIDGKYTISASADQTLQFSFIGYKTTEVLVGNQTTIDVALTPDVSDLEEVVVVGYGSVKKSQLTGAISSVSSKEITDQPITDARQALQGRSSGVDVTSPGSKPGAAPQVRIRGRRSFNASNEPLYVVDGIPIAGGINDINPNDITSMEILKDASATAIYGSRGANGVVLVTTKRGTTGKTVVSLDSYYGFNESLGTIEVFNGPEFAEYKRESRRATGNYPEGPATQEADEALFEPVELEGIAAGRTTDYVGALTRTGAIQSHQLSVSGGSEKTQFFVSGGFFQDKGVVINQDYTRYNFRANVDHKINDKIRFGTSTLVSYSERNGENFNPIGGAMQENPLGKPYDEDGNLIFLPTSDGLRTNPLAEIVPGAIIDLTKRYRIFNSIYAEWKIIDGLTYRVNFGPDITIDRNGRFTGSQTNSRRGGDPIGSVNEDFRFNYTLENIITYDRTFGEDHTFKFTGLQSIQKDNLEETFLSVQGIPAESQSYNRLGDASQITGANTNLTQWTLLSFMGRLNYNFKGKYLITGTLRADGSSKFGENNKFSYFPSVAVGWNISDEPFFKASETFDQLKLRVSYGSIGNQAIDPYQTQPLLGRSTYAYENSPAFGYGPNTIGNPDLRWETSTTLNTGLDFSLIAGRISGSLEYYVTTTKDLLAPQPLPNSIGFGGYTTNVGKTQNRGVELTINSVNIDNSNFTWTTDFIFNRNREEILELPNGDDISAGRFVGEALTVFYDYKKIGIWQTDQADIAESYEDNVGEIRIEDINNDGQINADDRQILGSAVPDFVLGMTNRFSYKNIDLSFFIYGRFGSMIRSRFHDQFNGLYGRYNNLAVDYWTPNNPTNEFPRPNQNQESPKYASSMSYFDGTFIKVRNINVGYNFPDKIAGKIGMSSLRLYSSIQQPFIFAEYRTKHKGIDPEVYLDGDQGAGAGEVNANISPAVTSFTFGINAKF
- a CDS encoding MFS transporter, with translation MVKIKLNSIIKGYRWRIVALLFLATAIKYIDRNVLSFTMIDEGFRREMLGVSDTTALSSELIGKFKILMGYVDASFKFAYAIGFVLMGYFIDRVLVRKGYSIAIAIWSLAGIVTAFVSSFRGLSFTRFVFGFGESANFPAAIKTIAEWFPKKERSFATGIYNAGANVGIMATVLIVPALILNLGWRWSFLCTGLLGLVLLACWLLIYKPPKAHPKVSQDEQEHIHADEESEHEAEKVPWKDLLKTKGAWAIALGKFLTDPIWWFYLTWLPDFFNSNEALETKLDLTGLALPFIFIYFTSDLGSVFFGWLSGKFINMGWSLNKSRKVTLLLCALLVVPLIFAAKVANVYVAMVLVALAAAAHQGWSANLFTLSSDIFPKRVVGSVVGLAGMVGGIGGTIFAAFAGIILVKWGYFPIFIIASSAYLLAWLIIHLLVPKIGVRS
- a CDS encoding hydroxypyruvate isomerase family protein — encoded protein: MKNHHNPRRTFLKNAALGSALATLTSGASFARTNPTPHVPQKFNLNYAPHFGMFRNHAGDDLVDQINFMAEQGFPALEDNGLMKRSVEDQKRIGAALEKNDMTMGVFVIDPGFNWEVALTTGKEEYKEAFVKECKKAVEVAKIVNAKWMTVVPGYFERNLPLDQQTAHIIDAYRLGADVFEPHGLTMVMEPLSDNPHLYLRHSNQAYMICKAVASPAVKILYDIYHMQRNEGNLIPNMELCWEEIAYIQIGDNPGRKEPGTGEINYQNVFKWIHEKGFTGICGMEHGNAHSGKAGEQALIDAYHQADSFIS
- a CDS encoding helix-turn-helix transcriptional regulator yields the protein MNRIDRLTAILTHLQTKRLVKAQHLADRFNISLRTVYRDIRALEEAGVPIIGEAGAGYSLLEGYRLPPVMFTQEEAMAFVMAEKMVEKLTDKESAGHFREAMYKIRSVLRSAEKDVYELAESHIAIRKRPNSLLQNDRPKTIPTILSGIVKKEVLQMDYQATGQDEPSWRAIEPMGIYYYFDQWYMIAYCRLREAYRTFRIDRIVKLVESGEHYEDKHPTLQAYLKELENQKELTKIVVQVDNRVVPYLNGDKYDYGLVYQSDKGDQTEMTFMLPYEDDFIRWFFMFAEYADIISPEHVKDKASAKLQEKWERLKKIPSS
- a CDS encoding heme/hemin ABC transporter substrate-binding protein — translated: MRKNIAYVFVLLLTVACSSKGNREHVTATPEQDDPKIITAGGTITEIVHALGHGDAIVATDRTSTYPSQMQTLPSIGYRNQIQAEGILSLNPDWILVEEHYLNQDVVTQLQNSGKQVTVLPKPQSEEAAAALIKEIGGMLEEKERAEGLIEQLTQDLETLRGLKAENDTQPKVAFIMSRGPEMVFLAGKNTFASAMIALSGGQPVEVDFEGMKPLTPEALPALNPDYILMFESGFQASGGKEGLRAIQGITETNAWKKDQFVVMDGHYVSSFGPRLGQAAIELFEKTHP
- a CDS encoding FecCD family ABC transporter permease; this encodes MHLSLGYKTVSKHRSMIISASAVLLLMCVLLSLVTGAYAISINEVAEILASKVGFASKEGIAAEKMAVLWAIRFPRVVLGVLVGGSLAVAGACLQGLFRNPLVEPAIIGVSSGSALFAVIVIVFSSSIGWQLQSVFGAFALPLAAFTGGLLNTFLAYRLASKAGKTDISILILAGVAINALSAALIGLVIYYGDDHAIRNFTFWSLGSLGGASWSKVYIVGVFIFLSTVVMLSFPRSLNALAVGEAEAYHMGINVQRVKHLLLFFSALAVGAGVSVTGAIGFVGLVVPHLVRMLLGADHRILLPMAFLFGAILMLVADVVSRLVVAPAELSIGIITALIGAPFFISILMNFKKQRVL